The proteins below are encoded in one region of Paenibacillus albus:
- the cysI gene encoding assimilatory sulfite reductase (NADPH) hemoprotein subunit, with the protein MSDNHLLSSNSAPHSDVEAIKERSDYLRGTLEETLQDRITGSISEDDNRLMKFHGSYMQDDRDVRNERNRQKLEPAYQFMVRVRAAGGIVSPEQWLMMDRIAQKYANDTIRLTTRQSFQLHGVIKWNMKQVIQEVNDELLSTLAACGDVNRNVMCNPNPYLSEVHEEVYEWAKRVSAHLDPHTRAYHELWLNEEKVASSDDGVEQEPIYGKVYLPRKFKIGIAIPPANEVDVFSQDLGYIAIHENGRLLGFNVIVGGGMGMSHGDPKTYPQVARTIGFVKPEQMVDVAEKTVMIQRDYGDRAVRKHARFKYTIDDRGLEWFIDELQQRLGWKLEEARSYHFDHNGDRYGWVKGSNNNWHYTLFIQNGRVKDDGGYQLMTGLREIAKIHKGDFRLTPNQNLIIGNVSSQRKKKIDQLIETYKLTDGAIYSALRRNSMACVALPTCGLAMAESERYLPTLIDKLDLVMDEAGLSDDEIVIRMTGCPNGCARPALAEVSFIGKAPGKYNMYLGGGFAGNRLNKLYRENIGENEILSELRPILLKYAKERKDGEHFGDFCIRAEYVKEVHSGLDFHD; encoded by the coding sequence ATGTCAGACAATCACTTGTTGTCGTCCAACAGTGCACCGCATAGCGATGTAGAGGCGATCAAGGAAAGAAGCGATTATTTGCGCGGAACGCTGGAAGAGACTTTGCAGGATCGGATTACCGGTTCGATCTCAGAGGACGATAACCGGCTTATGAAATTCCACGGCAGCTACATGCAGGATGACCGCGATGTCCGTAATGAGCGGAACCGGCAGAAGCTGGAGCCTGCTTACCAGTTCATGGTTCGTGTTCGCGCAGCTGGAGGTATCGTCTCCCCTGAGCAGTGGCTGATGATGGACCGAATAGCGCAGAAATACGCGAATGATACGATTCGGTTGACGACAAGACAGTCGTTCCAGCTGCACGGCGTAATTAAATGGAATATGAAGCAGGTTATCCAAGAGGTGAACGATGAGCTGCTGAGCACACTCGCTGCTTGCGGAGATGTTAACCGTAACGTTATGTGCAACCCGAATCCTTATCTGTCGGAAGTACATGAAGAGGTCTATGAGTGGGCAAAGCGTGTAAGCGCGCATCTTGATCCACACACGAGAGCCTACCATGAATTGTGGCTCAATGAGGAGAAGGTTGCGAGCAGCGATGACGGCGTAGAACAGGAACCGATCTATGGCAAAGTGTATTTGCCGCGTAAATTCAAGATCGGTATCGCGATACCGCCGGCGAATGAGGTCGATGTATTCTCTCAAGACCTTGGCTACATTGCCATTCATGAGAACGGTCGACTGCTCGGCTTCAATGTCATAGTCGGCGGTGGAATGGGCATGTCGCATGGCGATCCGAAGACGTACCCGCAGGTGGCTCGTACGATTGGGTTCGTAAAACCTGAGCAAATGGTTGATGTTGCGGAGAAAACGGTTATGATTCAGCGGGATTACGGTGACCGTGCGGTTCGTAAGCATGCGAGATTCAAATATACGATTGACGATCGCGGACTTGAATGGTTTATTGATGAGCTGCAGCAGCGTCTTGGCTGGAAGCTGGAAGAAGCGCGTTCATATCATTTTGACCATAATGGAGATCGGTACGGCTGGGTGAAGGGGAGCAACAACAACTGGCATTATACGTTGTTTATTCAGAACGGCCGTGTCAAGGATGACGGTGGTTATCAGCTGATGACGGGGCTGCGCGAGATTGCGAAGATTCATAAAGGGGACTTCCGTCTTACGCCTAACCAGAACCTCATTATCGGAAATGTATCCAGTCAGCGCAAGAAGAAAATCGATCAGCTTATTGAGACTTACAAGCTGACTGACGGAGCGATTTATTCGGCTCTTCGTCGTAATTCAATGGCCTGTGTCGCTTTACCGACTTGCGGACTTGCGATGGCGGAATCGGAGCGCTATCTTCCTACGCTGATCGATAAGCTCGATCTGGTGATGGATGAAGCTGGTTTGAGCGACGACGAGATCGTCATTCGGATGACCGGCTGTCCGAACGGCTGCGCTCGCCCTGCATTAGCAGAGGTTTCGTTCATCGGAAAAGCGCCGGGCAAATACAATATGTACTTGGGAGGCGGCTTTGCCGGCAACCGACTCAACAAGCTGTATCGCGAGAACATCGGGGAGAACGAGATTCTGAGCGAGCTGCGTCCGATCCTGCTCAAGTACGCTAAGGAGCGTAAGGATGGCGAGCACTTCGGAGACTTCTGCATCCGCGCGGAGTATGTGAAGGAAGTTCACTCGGGATTGGATTTTCACGATTAG
- a CDS encoding endonuclease domain-containing protein has product MNFQRAYQNWYEEQRVNAQGERKHRLEEGHGHAEKLFLEKVWYPAFRNFDDLQGEYEVADFKDGSRFLDFAFIQYPIKLAIEIDGYGAHSSKVTRWQFADSLMRQNHLIIDGWQILRFSYDEVIERPRMCEQTLQQFIGCWLGGTRSSTSGVDDLIEAEILRHALRLDRPLRPCDVMELLNLSRIKAYRVLHHLLQKKVLLPAGKGTQTIRGFLVNQQEIYQRE; this is encoded by the coding sequence ATGAACTTTCAGAGGGCATATCAGAATTGGTATGAGGAACAGCGAGTGAACGCACAAGGGGAGAGAAAGCATCGGCTTGAGGAGGGACATGGTCACGCGGAGAAGCTATTTTTGGAGAAGGTCTGGTATCCTGCTTTCCGAAATTTCGATGATCTTCAAGGAGAGTATGAGGTAGCAGATTTCAAAGACGGATCACGATTCTTGGATTTTGCATTCATTCAGTATCCAATTAAACTTGCGATCGAGATAGATGGGTACGGTGCTCACTCCTCCAAAGTCACTCGTTGGCAGTTCGCCGACTCACTCATGCGACAAAATCATCTTATCATCGACGGTTGGCAAATTCTTCGATTCTCATATGATGAAGTGATCGAAAGACCGCGGATGTGCGAGCAAACACTGCAGCAATTTATAGGCTGTTGGCTTGGCGGTACGCGTTCTTCGACCAGCGGCGTCGACGATCTCATCGAAGCCGAGATTCTCCGCCATGCCTTGCGTCTCGACCGGCCGCTGCGTCCATGTGATGTGATGGAACTGCTGAATCTTAGCAGAATAAAAGCGTATCGTGTGTTACACCACCTGCTGCAGAAGAAAGTATTACTCCCAGCAGGGAAGGGGACGCAAACTATACGTGGATTTCTTGTCAATCAACAAGAAATTTATCAACGAGAGTAA
- a CDS encoding xylulokinase, with translation MAAYVIAYDVGTTGIKTCLIEVTDTIKLVASATEHYKLYVMENGGVEQEPQDWWDAMCITTERVLEKSGLPAERIQGISFCAQMQGLVLVDKHGVPVRRAMSYMDHRAKRELKEGIANGLQIAGANVFKLLKSLSITGAVASSVKDPVWKYKWVERNEPAVFSKIFKWLDVKEYLICKCTGEFIMTQDSAFAALLYDTRKGKERFSETVCSMYGVDMTHLPRIVRSTDMVGRLTKEAAAQLHLAEGTPVFGGGGDVSLIGVGAGAVEPGSTHIYSGTSGWVSTVVNRQVVDASAMIAAIVGANNGTFNYFAELETAGKCLEWVKDHLALDEINIYLEKKHVSEAYESHYESLYDYMMDAIKNVPAGSNGVIFTPWLHGNRCPFEDANARGMFFNIGLETGKTEMIHAVLEGICYHLRWHLEAQEKKVKTSSVIRFVGGGALAPLTCQMLSDILGRDVETVENPHNVGAVGAAIVAAVGLGWIDKLGDAKDLIKASVRYTPNRMNKAIHDRNFKVFKALYKNNKKDFLLLNASK, from the coding sequence ATGGCAGCTTATGTAATTGCGTATGACGTAGGAACGACTGGGATCAAGACCTGTCTCATTGAAGTTACGGACACGATCAAGCTGGTGGCTTCCGCAACGGAGCACTATAAGCTCTATGTCATGGAGAACGGTGGCGTCGAGCAGGAACCTCAGGACTGGTGGGATGCGATGTGCATCACGACAGAGCGCGTTTTGGAGAAATCGGGCCTCCCTGCCGAGCGTATTCAAGGGATATCATTCTGTGCCCAGATGCAAGGGCTCGTTCTCGTTGATAAGCACGGAGTTCCGGTTCGACGAGCCATGAGTTACATGGACCACCGGGCGAAGCGTGAGCTGAAGGAAGGCATTGCGAATGGGCTGCAGATTGCGGGAGCGAATGTGTTCAAGCTGCTCAAGTCACTGTCCATTACAGGCGCCGTTGCATCGAGCGTCAAAGACCCGGTCTGGAAGTACAAATGGGTGGAGCGTAATGAACCGGCCGTCTTCAGCAAAATATTTAAGTGGCTTGATGTGAAGGAATATCTCATCTGCAAATGTACGGGTGAATTCATAATGACTCAAGACAGCGCCTTCGCCGCGCTTCTCTATGACACTCGCAAAGGCAAAGAGCGCTTCAGCGAGACCGTGTGCAGCATGTACGGCGTCGATATGACCCACCTCCCTCGTATCGTTCGCAGTACCGATATGGTCGGACGTCTTACAAAGGAAGCAGCAGCTCAACTGCACTTGGCGGAAGGGACTCCTGTGTTCGGCGGCGGAGGCGATGTGTCGCTCATTGGTGTTGGCGCTGGCGCTGTCGAACCTGGCAGCACACATATTTATTCGGGCACATCCGGCTGGGTATCAACCGTAGTGAACCGGCAAGTCGTAGATGCTTCGGCGATGATTGCTGCGATTGTCGGCGCGAATAATGGGACGTTTAACTATTTTGCAGAGCTTGAGACCGCGGGAAAATGTTTGGAATGGGTTAAGGATCATCTTGCGCTCGATGAGATCAACATCTATCTGGAGAAGAAGCATGTGTCGGAGGCATATGAATCGCACTATGAGAGCTTGTACGATTACATGATGGATGCGATCAAGAATGTGCCAGCTGGCAGCAACGGAGTTATATTCACGCCATGGCTGCACGGCAATCGCTGCCCTTTCGAGGATGCAAATGCGCGCGGCATGTTCTTCAATATCGGACTCGAGACCGGGAAGACCGAGATGATTCACGCGGTGCTCGAAGGAATCTGCTACCATCTCAGATGGCATCTGGAAGCGCAGGAGAAGAAAGTGAAGACGTCATCGGTGATCCGCTTCGTCGGCGGCGGCGCGCTTGCTCCCCTCACCTGCCAAATGCTCTCCGATATTCTCGGCCGCGATGTCGAGACCGTCGAGAACCCGCATAACGTCGGCGCTGTCGGCGCGGCGATCGTTGCAGCGGTAGGCCTTGGCTGGATTGACAAACTCGGCGACGCCAAGGATCTGATTAAGGCAAGCGTGCGTTACACGCCTAATCGAATGAATAAAGCTATACATGACAGAAACTTCAAAGTGTTCAAGGCGCTGTATAAGAACAATAAGAAGGATTTTCTGCTGCTTAATGCGAGCAAGTAG